The proteins below come from a single Lonchura striata isolate bLonStr1 chromosome 10, bLonStr1.mat, whole genome shotgun sequence genomic window:
- the RAP2B gene encoding ras-related protein Rap-2b, producing MREYKVVVLGSGGVGKSALTVQFVTGSFIEKYDPTIEDFYRKEIEVDSSPSVLEILDTAGTEQFASMRDLYIKNGQGFILVYSLVNQQSFQDIKPMRDQIIRVKRYERVPMILVGNKVDLEGEREVSFGEGKALAEEWSCPFMETSAKNKASVDELFAEIVRQMNYAAQPNGDEPCCASCAIL from the coding sequence ATGCGGGAGTACAaggtggtggtgctgggctcGGGCGGCGTGGGCAAGTCCGCCCTTACCGTGCAGTTCGTGACCGGCTCCTTCATCGAGAAGTATGACCCCACCATCGAGGACTTCTACCGCAAGGAGATCGAGGTGGACTCGTCGCCGTCCGTGCTGGAGATCCTGGACACGGCGGGCACCGAGCAGTTCGCCTCCATGCGGGACCTCTACATCAAGAACGGGCAGGGCTTCATCCTGGTGTACAGCCTGGTGAACCAGCAGAGCTTCCAGGACATCAAGCCCATGCGGGACCAGATCATCCGCGTCAAGAGGTACGAGCGGGTGCCCATGATCCTGGTGGGCAACAAGGTGGACCTGGAGGGCGAGCGCGAGGTCTCCTTCGGGGAGGGCAAAGCGCTGGCCGAGGAGTGGAGCTGCCCCTTCATGGAGACCTCGGCCAAAAACAAAGCGTCCGTGGACGAGCTGTTCGCCGAGATCGTCAGGCAGATGAACTACGCGGCGCAGCCCAACGGGGACGAGCCGTGCTGCGCCTCCTGCGCCATCCTctga